In Fluviicola sp., the sequence AGATGTAGCACCAACGATACTGGATCGCATGCGTATTGCCGCTCCGCTGGAAATGAGCGGAAAAACACTCGTTGCTTTAGACAGTTAAAAAATTCAAAGGGTTTAAATCGTTCAAATTGAACATTTGAACATTTGAACATTTGAACATTTGAACATTTGAACAAAAAAATAGGGATTCAGTATGCTGAACCCCTATTTTTTTATTTCTATTTTCTATTATCTGATCAACTGCAGGAATCCCTGTCCGGTGATTTCTCTTCCCATTAATCCTTTCACGGTATACTGTACAAAGTAAACTCCGTCAGGTGCAAGTGTCCCGTCGATTTTTCCATCCCAGGCAGCATCCAAACCGGTTCCAACGTATACGTTATTTCCCCAACGGTTATTGATTTTGATTTCGATCTCCGTTGCATTCACGGTCGTTAATTTAAACACGTCGTTGTTCTTATCCCCGTTCGGTGTAAAGATGTTCGGAACGATTACACTTGGCTCCGGGAAAATACACGAACCATCGTTTTGAACTGCATTCGGGTTGTAGTTCGTTGCCTGCGGATCAGTACATCCACATTCAACGATCAAAACAGAAGCAAATGCCGTATCTCTGCATGGCCCGTTGATTGCGATTAACGCCTGATCTGCCGAAACCGTAAATGTTTGTGTTTGAGAACTCAGATCAGTTACCGTAACACTGTTTCCATTTCCGAAATACCACTCGTACGTCGTTGCATTCTGACTGTTGTTTGTGAAAGTAACCGTTGTTGGGTTACATCCTGAAATAGTACTCAACGTCATGTCTGCAATTGGACCCGGTTCGCTGTTCAGGAAGATGGAATCTGTCACGGAACAAACGTTGTCGGTAACCGTAAATACATACCATCCCGGAGAAAGGTTTTGCATCACGGATGCGTTAATCTGGCTTGGTCCGCCTGTGCCCGGCCCTTCCCAATGGTATTGAGGGATTCCCGTCATTCCTGCGCCTAAACCGCTTACCGCACCATCCGGTGTACAAGCCGAAGCTGTGTAAGCAATCATCGTATCGATCACCAATGTTTGATTCATGGTTACCGTAACCGTATCGGTGTATGTTCCCAAACAGGCATCCGTAATGGAAACCACGTAATTCGTTACACCGTTTTGAAGAATACTTACCGTATCTTGCGTAGTCGTTGAACTACCGGAAACCCAATCGTAAACATAGGTACCGGAACCTCCTGTTCCAACAGCCGTTAAAATAACTTCGTCGTCAAAACATGCCAGGCTCAGGTCTGTTTCGTTGATTCCAAGCGGAGTAATATCACTTAAATAAAAAGTTGCCGAACTGGTTTGAGGGTTCCCGTATTGATCCACATAATCGATATTAATAGTAACGGTTTCTGTTCCTTCAACAAGCGCATCTGCAATGGTTGAAAAATCCAGGTAGATCGTATCCTGACCTGCAGGCATAAACAATGGGCTTGGCTGAGCAATGTTGTAATCTACTCCGTTTGTTGCCGTACCTGAAGTAGTGAAGTTAATTGTAAGGTCGTATAATGACTGGCAAATACTGCGTGCCAATACAAATCTTGCATCCGAACATGCCTCAATGATTGTATCACTTCCCCCACCTGTGGTATTGGATAACGAAAGGTTAATCGGAGGAGAAGTAAATGAACCTGCTTCCAGGAAAACAACTGTAGACAACGATTGATCCTGCATATCGGCAACCGCAAACTTAAAGTGGTACGTTTCACCGCATGTTACGCTGAAAGTAATGTTCATCGGAACGGTATAACCGTTTAACTGAACGTTCGTATTGCTCGAATTATCTACATAAAATTGAGGATTCAGTCCGGCTGGATTTGAGGCAGCCCCCGATGCAGCGTTTGCCGGGTAAATCGTACTAATGGTAATCGGAAGGTTTGTTCCCGGCACCAGCGCCAGGTTTTGCGATCCTCCCGGAAAACCGGCAGGAGCACTGTAAGGCCCTGTAATGCCCGGTCCGCTGACAAAGAACCCGAATGCGTCATTGTACTGCGAATTGATCCAATATTCGTACTCGTTTGATCCGAAAATAAAATTAAACGAAACCAAATCCGATTCCGGAACGAAATCGAACTCCAGAATACCCACGTCATTCGCATCGTTGATGTTGCTGGCTGCAGGGTTTGTGGTAACTGATTGTGCAACAGCCACCAAATCCGCATTCGTATTCATGGAAAAATCATCCGTACCGAAATTTCCCGGTACCAGGTTGGTTACTCCTCCGGATGATATAACTGTTCCGTCAGCAAAACCAAAACCCGCTACTCCCGTTCCGTCAAAATAACCGATCTGGGCAGGATCTCCGGTAAATGTTACATTGGATACAGTTACACCGAGACCTAATAAATGGTTCGTCACGTAATCTGTAATGGGCTGTCCGCTAGTCACAGAAATTTGGGCATTTCCGTTAAAGCTAACTGACAATAATACAATCGACAGTATTGTAGTAATTTTCTTCATAGTCGTTATAATCTCGTACTTCCTTTAGACTGAAATAATATGTTAAAGGTTGCGTTTCGATGTCAATTATATTAATTTTTGTTTAACTGTTAAATTTTAATCACAATTATTCGATTAAAAACGCTATGATTTAACCAAATTTGCCTGAGAAATAGAAAATTTATGCAAAACACCCAAAAATATATACAGGAATCCAAAGACAAATTCCTGAACGAACTGATTGATTTATTGAAAATTCCAACCGTTTCTGCTGACAGCGCTTACGCAAAGGATGTGATTCGCGGAGCAGAAAAAGTAGCTGAATTCCTGCAGGAAGCAGGTGCTGAAAACGTAGAGATTTGCCCGACCGCCGGACATCCGATTGTTTACGGTGAAAAGATCATTGATCCGGCATTGCCTACAGTGCTTGTATACGGACATTATGATGTGCAGCCTGCGGACCCGATCGATTTGTGGACTTCTCCCCCGTTTGAACCGGTGGTGAAAAAGACGGAAATTCACCCGGAAGGAGCCATCTTCGCACGCGGCGCCTGTGACGATAAAGGACAATTCTTCATGCACGTGAAAGCCTTCGAAGCGATGATGAAAACCAATGAACTTCCATGTAATGTGAAATTCATGATCGAAGGAGAAGAAGAAGTAGGTTCGGTCAACCTGGGTGTTTTCATCAAAGAAAATAAAGCACGTTTGAAAGCCGATATCATTTTGGTTTCGGATACAGGTATGCTTGCAAATGACGTTCCTTCCATCACAACCGGATTGAGAGGTTTGAGCTATGTGGAAGTAGAAGTTACAGGACCGAACCGCGATTTGCATTCCGGGCTTTACGGCGGATGCGTGGCGAATCCAATTAACATCTTAACGAAAATGATTGCTTCGTTGCACGATGAAAATAATCACATTACCATTCCGGGATTTTATGCGGATGTGGTTGAACTAAGCATGGAAGAGCGCGCTGAAATGGCAAAAGCTCCTTACGATGAAGAAGCATACAAAAAAGCATTGGATATTGATGCAGTCTACGGAGAGAAAGGATACACGACACCTGAAAGAGGTTCTATTCGCCCTACACTGGATGTAAACGGAATTTGGGGAGGATATACCGGCGAAGGAGCAAAAACAGTGATTGCTTCCAAAGCTTACGCTAAAATCTCCATGCGTTTGGTACCAAACCAGGAACCGGATAAAATTACGGAGTTGTTTGCCAAACATTTTGAATCCATTGCACCGGCCGGTGTGAAGGTAGTCGTAAATCCGCATCACGGCGGAGAACCGGTAGTTACACCGATCGATTCCATTGCTTACAAAAGTGCTGCAAAAGCTTACGAAGAAACTTTCGGGAAAACACCTATCCCGGTAAGAAGCGGAGGAAGTATTCCGATCATTGCTTTGTTCGAAAAAGAATTGGGCCTGAAAACGGTTATGATGGGCTTTGGCCTGGATTCCGATGCGATCCATTCACCGAACGAGCATTACGGGTTGTTCAATTTTTACAAAGGAATTGAAACCATTCCGTATTTCTTCCATTATTTCAATGAAGCAATGAAGTAAATTATGAAGAAGCTCTTTTTTTTATGTGCGTGTGCGGTCCTTTTAACAGTTTCAAGCTGTGATTTCGAGGAACCGGTGGTTTCGGGATATTCCAATTTCAAATTCGGAAAACTGGAAGGTAAAACCCTGAACGTGAGTTTTGATGCAACAGTTGACAATGACAACGGATACGGTTTCAAAATCAAGAAGGGAGAATTAACCGTTTCGATCAATGACCTGGAGATCGGAGATATTGATTTGACCAAAAAGATCAAGATCAAGCGCAAATCCGAAAACGTTTACACCATTCCGTTGAAGCTTAGTTTGAGTGACGGGGCTTTGTTTCGCATTGCGAAGCTGGTAAGTGCCGACAAATTTGAACTAAAACTTGATGGAAAAGTACGCGGAAGCGTGATGGGATTCGGGAAAACATTCGATATCCACGAAACGCACAATTTATCCAGCGGCGATATCAAATTCGACGGATTGTTACAAGGCATTATGAAAGGTGCAGTACGGGAATGAGTCCTTTAAGTAGTAATAGAAAAGGGCTGTTTCAATTGAAACAGCCCTTTTTAATGATCTAATTTGTCACTTTATCGCAATCAATTAATCCATATCCGTAGGGTGTATTCGGAAGTGGGGCTTGACCTAATCCTTTTGCTGTCGAGCAGATCAGTGATTTTATTACCAAAGGGTTCAGCTTCCCATTCCTTTGTTGCATCTCCTTATTTTTTTGTTTCAATAAAGCTACAAGTCCTGCAACATGCGCACAAGCTGTTCCTGTTCCTGACATTATTCGAAATTCATTATTCAAAAACGTTGAGTAGATATCTACACCAGGGGCAACAACTGATATGTAATTCCAATGTATTTCAGATTTTCCTCCCCTGGAAGAAAAAGCTGAAACCTGTGATGTATTGTCAATTGCTCCAACTGCCATCGGACTCGCAAGTGGCGTGTCGAGTATCCCTGAATTTGCGGGAGCGTTGACATATGAAAACCCCCCATATCCAAACGAATCTCCGGAGGCACAAACCACCATAATATCTGCCTGCTGACATTGCTTAACTCCCACGGAATAAGCTTCTGACGGATTTATCTGACTGGAAACTCCCATGCACATAACATCTATTCCATTTCCAATACACCAATCCATGCCGGCTATTATCCATGTCATTTTACCTTCTGCTCCCCCAACAGAAGTCTTTTCTAATACCTTCACAGCATATAGGGATGCATCCGGGGCTACCCCGCGTATACTTTTGGAACTTTTACCCAAACCGGCAATAATACCAGCTAAATGTGTCCCGTGGCCTTGGTCATCCATATAACTGCTCCAGTTGGGTATGGTGGAAATTCCGCCTTTGATATTAAGCTCCGGATGATTAGCAATCCCTGTACTAAGGATCGCAACATTTACCCCTGTGCCCGTATATCCCTTTGCCCAGGCCTTAGGCGCATTGATCAGCTGCATGTTCCAGGAATAAGAGTCAGATAATGCGGCACGCAATTTTGGTTTTGTATCAGAAGTGTTAGCAGAAAAAGTGGTTCCGGTATCCTCTTCAATAGAAGCGATCTTCGGATTAGTTTTTAAGACTTGTACATCCTTTTCACTTAGCATATGAGAACTAATTCCCAAGTTCCGGAAGTGATAATTGCTGCTCTCATTGATGATTGTATCGGCTGAAAACTCTTTAATCGAATTATTCGTTCCAAACAATGTGTTGATCTTTTGGAGAGTTAAGTCTTTGTCTTTGTAGGTAATTAAATAACGTTTTTTCATACGCGATGTGAATAGTTAAAGTTTAAGTTCCATCTGAATTCCAAGAGGAAAACAACACGGTAAATATATCAAAATAACCGATTCCCAACTAGTACCAAAAAAGCCCTAACATCAAATGTCAGGGCCTTCAAATTTTGTTTTTTTATATTACTTCGCCAGTAAGTTTCTCCAGCTTACTTTCTCATCGATTTTTGCTCTTAATTCAGAGATTGCAATGCGCTCCTGTTCCATCGTATCACGATCACGGATTGTCACCGTATTATCTTCCAGAGTCTGGTGATCGACCATCACACAATAAGGTGTTCCGATCGCATCCTGGCGGCGGTAACGTTTTCCGGGAGTATCTTTTTCGTCGTATTGGCAGTTGAAATCAAAACGCAGATCCTCGAAGATCTCTCTTGCGATCTCCGGCAATCCGTCTCTCTTGATCAATGGCATGATTGCCACTTTATACGGAGCCAGTTGCGCAGGTAAACTCAATACCACGCGCTCGGAACCATCTTCCAGTTTTTCGTTCTTGTAGGAAGCGCTCATTACAGCCAGGAACATGCGGTCCAAACCTACGGACGTTTCCACCACGTAAGGAACATAATTCTGGTTCAATTCCGGGTCGAAATACTGCATTTTTTTTCCGGAGAACTGCTCGTGTTGCTTCAAATCGAAATCCGTACGGGAGTGAATTCCTTCCAATTCTTTGAATCCCATCGGGAAGTCGAATTCGATATCGCTGGCCGCGTTTGCGTAATGGGCCAATTTAATGTGATCGTGCTCACGGTAATACTGTTCGCCCAATCCAAGCGCTTTGTGCCATTTCAAACGTGCTTCCTTCCAATGGTTGTACCACTGCATTTCTTCTCCAGGACGCACAAAGAACTGCATTTCCATTTGTTCGAATTCTCGCATGCGGAAAATGAACTGGCGTGCAACGATCTCATTTCTGAATGCTTTACCGATCTGTGCAATCCCGAAAGGAATTTTCATACGGCCGCTTTTCTGAACATTCAGGAAGTTCACGAAAATACCCTGCGCCGTTTCCGGACGTAAATAAATCGTGGAAGCATCTCCTGCAACAGAACCCAATTCGGTAGAGAACATCAGGTTGAACTGACGCACTTCCGTCCAGTTTCTGGAGCCACTGATCGGACAAACGATTTCCAGGTCCTCGATCAGCTTTTTCACTCCTTCCAGGTCATTGTTCTCCAAAGTCACACGCATGCGGTCTTCAATCTCTTTGATCTTTTCCTCGTTGCGCAATACATTCGGATTGGTAGCGCGGAACTGAGCTTCATCGAAAGCCTCTGCAAATTTCTTCGCAGCTTTATCCACTTCCTTAGTGATCTTTTGACGGATCTTTTCGATATGCTCTTCGATCAATACATCCGCGCGGTATCTCTTTTTGGAATCTTTGTTGTCGATCAACGGATCATTGAATGCATCCACGTGCCCGGAAGCTTTCCAGGTGGTAGGATGCATGAAGATTGCGGCGTCAATTCCCACGATATTATCATTCATCTGTACCATGGATTTCCACCAGTACTGTTTGATATTGTTCTTCAATTCCGAGCCCAGCTGACCGTAATCATATGTTGCAGCCAAACCGTCGTAAATTTCAGATGAAGGGAAAACGAATCCGTATTCCTTCGCGTGAGAAATAACTTCCTTTAATAAATCTTCTTTCTGTTCCATGGGCGCAAATTTAGATGGAATAGTTCAAAGAAGGTTCAATGGGTTCAAAAAAAGTAGGGGCGGAAAATTTTCCACCCCTACTTTCTATATTTTCTAAAGACTTTGAAAACTAATCTTCCTTGATAAATGAAGTAAAATCAGACCAATCTTCGACCCTAAAAGCTCTGATGTCCCGAACTGAATTTTTAAACCAAGGTGTATTTTTCAACGCATTGACCGCTCTCAGCAAATTTGCCATGTCATTTTTGGTTGACAAATAAACGCTTCCTTGTCCACGATAGAAATCATATTTTTCTAAAATAGTCGCGATTTCATAGTAAGCATTATTATAAGGATCTCTATAATGCTCCTTTAAATCGGAAATAAGCATGTCAAAACTGATAGCAAACACTCTTAACTCTTCTTAAAGTATTTCTTCTCTCCGAAAAATATTCTACCCTGAGAATCTTTTATAGCGATTTCATCCCCTAAAAACGGATTTTTAAAGATCTTAATGATGACTCCTTCAACCCATTCTTCCAAACCACTCAGTAAAGGGCTCACTTTTGCCTTTTCTTTTACTGTGAATTTTTCCTCGCTCATCTTTTAATTTTTAATCCTTTCTCAAATTTACGTAAAAATCTGGATTCAAACAGGTTATAAATCAGTTGATACGTTACTTTTTAGAACTGCAAACGAAATCCGTTGTCGGGATTCCAGCTTTTTTGATTGCCCCGAATCCGCCGGCAATATCGATCAGGTTTTTGAAGCCTTTTTGCTTCAGTAACGAAATGGCGATCACGCTACGGTAACCTCCGGCACAATGCACGTAATACGGATTGTTCGGTTTCAGGTCACCCAGGTCATCCAGCATGAAATCCAAAGCCACATGTTCTGCATTTTCCAAATGCTCCGCTTCGTATTCTCCCGGTTTGCGAACATCCAGGATAGGCAATGAATCAATTCTATCTGCAATACTTTCAGCTGTTACGGATTCGATCGTTTCAACCGGTTCTCCGGCTTCTGTCCACGCTTTCATTCCGCCTTCCAGGTATCCGACACAATTATCGTAACCGACACGCGCCAAACGGGTCACTGTTTCTTCTTCTTTTCCTTCCGGAACAACCAATACAATCGGCTGGTTGATGTTTTCAATCAGTGCTCCGACCCACATGGCAAACGTTCCGTTCAAACCGATAAACAAGCTGTTCGGAATTGCTCCTTTGATGTATTCATCCTGGTTGCGAACATCCAGTACCAATACGTTTTCATCCATCAGTCTTTTCACTTCGGCTACGCTCAATGCGGTATTCCCTTTCGAGATCACTTCGTCAATCGAATCGTACCCGTTCTTATTCATTAAAGCATTCTTCGGGAAATACTGAGGCGGAGGCAAAATTCCTTCCGTTACTTCCTTGATGAACTCGTCACGAGTCATATCAGCACGCAACGCATAGTTGGTCTGTTTTTGCTCGCCCAGCGTTCCAACTGTTTCGGAACTCATGTTCTTTCCGCAGGAACTTCCGGCTCCATGTCCGGGATAAACCGTTATTGAATCCGGTAAAACCATGATGCGGTTTCTCAGGGAATCAAACAGCATTCCTGCCAGTTCGTTCTGTGTCAGATCTCCCTTAATTGCCAGGTCAGGACGGCCCACATCACCTAAGAACAACGTATCTCCTGTAAAGATCGCCTTTTCTTTCCCCGATTCATCGATCAGTAAATAAGTAACCGATTCCGGCGTGTGGCCCGGAGTATGCAATACTTTAATTGTTGCTTTCCCGATTTTAAATTCCTGGTTATCTTCTGCGATAATGCTTTCGAAATTTGTTTTTGCTGTAGGACCGTAAACGATCTGTGCTCCCGTGCGTTTTGCAAGGTCTACGTGCCCGGAAACGAAATCCGCATGGAAATGCGTTTCAAAGATGTATTTGATCGATCCGTTCCATTCTTTTGCCAGGTCCAGGTAAGGCTGAACCTCTCTCAACGGATCAATAACTGCTATTTCTCCTTCGCTCTCAATGAAATATGCCGCTTCGGCTAAACATTTGGTGTATAATTGTTCTACGCGCATGTGTGTGTATTTTTGTAAAACAAATTTCGGGATTTTTTCGACGCAAAAAATGACTTTGCTCATAAGAATTCAAAATGATGAATTCAGCATTCAAAAGTTAGCATTCCCATTTTTATGTTTTGCAATTTGAATTTTGCATTCGTTTTGGACTGATTTTTGATTTTTCGGATGCAGTTCGCAAAATTGCGCTATTTTTAAACCCAAATAATTAACTATGAAAAAAGGATTTCAATACATTTCAGCTTTGGTGCTTTTATGTATGACTACCACTTCCCTTTTGGCTCAGAAAGTTGAGTTGCCAAAAGATGCACAGCCTGGTATTTACGCCGCATTTGTAACCACGAAAGGAAACATCATTGTAAAATTAGAGGAAGAGAAAACCCCTATGACCGTTGCCAATTTTGTTGGTTTGGCTGAAGGGAACCTGACTCTTTTCGATTCCATTAAAATTACCAAACCATTCTACGACGGGTTGAAATTTCACCGCGTGATCAAGGATTTCATGATCCAGGGTGGAGATCCGCAGGGAACAGGAATGGGTGGACCGGGATACAAGTTCTTCGATGAAACAACTCCCGAACTGACTCACAGCGGGCCTGGAATCCTTTCCATGGCAAACAGCGGACCGGCTACAAACGGAAGCCAATTCTTCATTACTCACAAGGAAACTCCGTGGTTGAACGGAAAACACACGGTTTTCGGTCACGTAGTGGAAGGACAGGATGTGGTGAATAAAATCGAACAAAACGACGTGATGACGAAAGTTATCATTATTCGCAACGGGAAAGCAGCAAAGGCATGGAACGCAACGGAAGCTTTCAAAGCAGCTTATGCAAAAGCGAAAGCAGCAGAGGAAGTGAAAAAAGCGGAACAGGCAAAATTGGATGCTCTTGAAAAAGAACGTGTAGCGAAAATTGCTGGCATGTCGGAAGCAGAATACCGCGTTTATTTATTGAACGAGATCCGCAAAACATACCCGGCTGCACAACAGACTGAATCCGGGTTGGTGTATGTGATCCAAAAAGAAGGAAACGGTGAAAAAGCAAAAAAAGGCGACCAGGTTTCCACGCATTACACAGGAACTTTCTTAAACGGAACAAAATTCGATTCTTCCCGCGATCGCAACCAGCCATTGGATTTCACGCACAACGTGGGACAAATGATCGCAGGTTACGACGAAGCGATCTCTATTTTAAGCAAAGGCGGAAGAGGAATTTTCGTAATCCCTTATTTCAAAGCATACGGAGCTCAGGGAAGACCTGGAGCAATTCCGGCTTATTCGGATCTAGTATTCGATATCGAGTTATTGAACATCATTCCAGGTCCGGACCCAATGAAAAAAGAAGTGAAGTAATTCCTTTAAAATAAGCATATAAAAAATAAGTAGGGGTGTAAAATTTTACACCCCTACTTGTTTTATTTAATTTTATCCGTTCTTTTTGGTTTCACATGGATTCCCGCACAAAAACGGGCATAACTATACCAGGTTTCAAATACCCGGTCACTCGCATGATAATCAGTTACCGTCAACCCTAATTCAGGTCTCAGCAATAAATCAATCCGTTCCGAAAGAGAAATTCTTCCCCCGAAACTAATTGCAGGTGTAAAGACGACCCCGGAGGAATAGGGTACAAATTGGGAATATTTACCCATTTCTGATTTACCGGAACCAATTCCAACATATGCTCCCATTTCAAAAAACCGCTTATTTTTCTTCCCCGTGGAAAACCGGATCATTGCCGGAATGGTAACAAAGACGCAATGGTTATCACCATGGTAATACGAAAGATTCTGAGAAGCTCGCAAGGTATGAAAGTAATTGATTTCCACTCCTGTTTTAATACCAAAGGTATTTGTATCCCGGAAAATGACATTCCCTCCTATGCCTCCGCCAAAAAATGAGGCCCCGATGCCTTCAATCAGCGGATGATTCCCGGAAAGATGGAATTCAGAACCAATGTTTCTTTGTGCCAGGGTTCCAAAAGGAATGAAAATAAGTATGATGAAGCATGTTCTCATGATTTAAATTTTTAGATGGAAGTTAAAACCGGATTTTACGGATGGAGCGGCTCAATTTTAATCACTCCGTTTTTTGCCGGCTTTTTGGGTCTTGGTTTCAAATGAATCCCTGCGCAAAAACGGGCATAAAAATACGATGTTCCAAATGAAATGGGATAGGGATCAAACTCAGTAACCGTAAATGCAAACTCAGGCTTCAAAAAGAGGTCCATACGTTCTGAAAACGAAAACCTGCCTCCCAGACCAAGTGCCGGGGTAATTACCAAACCGGGAAAATAATCTTCATACCTGTACGAACCGTAGAACGTGTAGTAATCAGTCCTGGTTTCACCGTAACCGATTCCCAAATAAACTCCCGATTCTACGAACAGTTTACTCTTTTCTCCAAAAGTAAACCGGACCATTGCCGGAACAGAAATAACGCCGTACTGATGATGGGCATTTTTTCCTTTAAAAGCATTGGCTTCCCAGGTGTGAAAAAAGTTACCTTCTATACCCGTTTTAAAGTTGACCCGTTTGGTTTCTCTAAAGAGAATGTTCGCGCCAACTCCTGCTCCGAAGAACGTCCTTTCCCCACTCAAAGGTTGATTCACAGAGCCGTGAAACTCAAAACCCGGAACCTGCGTTTGGGATGCGAAAGGAATTAGAATCAATAAGATTAAGGCGGTTTTCATGATTTAGATGGATTTAGTTAGCTCTTATTTTTTACCAGGCCCCTTCCGGTAATAACGGAAATAATCCACTTCCATAGCCTGCGGGAAATTATCGCTTGCATTCGGGTCGTTGTTGTTTCCGTGTTGGATTCCCAGGTTGAAACGCACCTGCATTTGTTCCGTAAACGGCCAGGATTCGTTGACTTTGTATTGCTGTCCTTCCACGATCGTGTTACAGTCCGTAGGCACGCCATTCTTCGAATTATAGCGATACAATGCATGCACCAACTCTCCGTCGATCATCCAGAGGATCTTGTAATAGTCCCATTCCACGGCATAAATGTGGTAATCAGCGCTGAAATCGGTTTTGGAGTTGCCCCAGTTTCCGTAACATGGGTACATATCGTCGGCACATTGCGAACTGCTGCGATTGATGCTGTCACCGTGAATGGTAAAATGCGGATTCTTCGACAAACGGCTTTTCTTATACCTGCCGGCACAAGTGTATTCGTTCCAGAATTCGAAAATGTCTATTTCATAGTTGTGTTTTCCGTTCTCCCCGTTGAACAGCCAGAAAGCGGGCCACAGACCTTTTCCTTTGGGAATTTTGATCCGCGCTTCGTATTTCCCGTAGCCAAACATGCGCTGCGATTCAATCCAGGCAGAAGAATACAGGAACGAAGAGGAATCTCTTCCCGGAGGATTTTTCGACCAGTCCACGACATAGCTTCCCTGGATCGGTGTTGCTTCTTTGCGTGCAATCAGCTTCAGGATCCCATTCTCGGTAACAATATTGTTCGAAAGCGGAATTTTCGGATGCGTATTCGTATTCGCATACCATACTTTGGAACCATCCTTCTCAAAATTAAAACCCGCCAGAACTCCCTGATAAGGAAGAATCCATTCCCTGGATTTCAATTCCTTTCCGTCAAAGTTGTCTTCGTATTCCAATACCCACTCCTGGTCGTTGCAGGAAATCACTTCTTTCTTCGTGATTTTGGCATAGGTATCGTCGAAACATTGGGAAAAGGTGTTTTTTCCAGCTAAAAGAGCCGTAAATACCAATAAGTTGACCGGTTTAAGCAGTTTCATTCTTTCAGTTTAATTCTATTTTATGAAGATAAAACGAATTATCGAATCCTTAAGGGATAATGCAAAAAACAAAAAAGGTTGGATACTTTAGCATCCAACCTTTTCATTCTAAATACAACTATTCATAAACCTCTATTTTCGCTTAGGTTTCAGATGGATTCCGGCGCAAAGGCGTGCATAAAAATAACGCTCTTTGATTTCTTCATACATCACAAAGGCACACTCAGGTTTTAACAACAAATCTATCCGTTCTGAAAGTGGAAATCTTCCCCCGATTCCCAGTGTAGGTGTAAATGCCAATCCCGGGAAATAACTTTCGTGTTTAATTCCATTAAACTTGGCATTACTCAACGGGTCATAGAAAGAATAATCGGATCTCATTTCACCTCCCAGCGTTATTCCCAAATATCCGCCAA encodes:
- a CDS encoding choice-of-anchor L domain-containing protein, with translation MKKITTILSIVLLSVSFNGNAQISVTSGQPITDYVTNHLLGLGVTVSNVTFTGDPAQIGYFDGTGVAGFGFADGTVISSGGVTNLVPGNFGTDDFSMNTNADLVAVAQSVTTNPAASNINDANDVGILEFDFVPESDLVSFNFIFGSNEYEYWINSQYNDAFGFFVSGPGITGPYSAPAGFPGGSQNLALVPGTNLPITISTIYPANAASGAASNPAGLNPQFYVDNSSNTNVQLNGYTVPMNITFSVTCGETYHFKFAVADMQDQSLSTVVFLEAGSFTSPPINLSLSNTTGGGSDTIIEACSDARFVLARSICQSLYDLTINFTTSGTATNGVDYNIAQPSPLFMPAGQDTIYLDFSTIADALVEGTETVTINIDYVDQYGNPQTSSATFYLSDITPLGINETDLSLACFDDEVILTAVGTGGSGTYVYDWVSGSSTTTQDTVSILQNGVTNYVVSITDACLGTYTDTVTVTMNQTLVIDTMIAYTASACTPDGAVSGLGAGMTGIPQYHWEGPGTGGPSQINASVMQNLSPGWYVFTVTDNVCSVTDSIFLNSEPGPIADMTLSTISGCNPTTVTFTNNSQNATTYEWYFGNGNSVTVTDLSSQTQTFTVSADQALIAINGPCRDTAFASVLIVECGCTDPQATNYNPNAVQNDGSCIFPEPSVIVPNIFTPNGDKNNDVFKLTTVNATEIEIKINNRWGNNVYVGTGLDAAWDGKIDGTLAPDGVYFVQYTVKGLMGREITGQGFLQLIR
- a CDS encoding dipeptidase, yielding MQNTQKYIQESKDKFLNELIDLLKIPTVSADSAYAKDVIRGAEKVAEFLQEAGAENVEICPTAGHPIVYGEKIIDPALPTVLVYGHYDVQPADPIDLWTSPPFEPVVKKTEIHPEGAIFARGACDDKGQFFMHVKAFEAMMKTNELPCNVKFMIEGEEEVGSVNLGVFIKENKARLKADIILVSDTGMLANDVPSITTGLRGLSYVEVEVTGPNRDLHSGLYGGCVANPINILTKMIASLHDENNHITIPGFYADVVELSMEERAEMAKAPYDEEAYKKALDIDAVYGEKGYTTPERGSIRPTLDVNGIWGGYTGEGAKTVIASKAYAKISMRLVPNQEPDKITELFAKHFESIAPAGVKVVVNPHHGGEPVVTPIDSIAYKSAAKAYEETFGKTPIPVRSGGSIPIIALFEKELGLKTVMMGFGLDSDAIHSPNEHYGLFNFYKGIETIPYFFHYFNEAMK
- a CDS encoding LEA type 2 family protein; the protein is MKKLFFLCACAVLLTVSSCDFEEPVVSGYSNFKFGKLEGKTLNVSFDATVDNDNGYGFKIKKGELTVSINDLEIGDIDLTKKIKIKRKSENVYTIPLKLSLSDGALFRIAKLVSADKFELKLDGKVRGSVMGFGKTFDIHETHNLSSGDIKFDGLLQGIMKGAVRE
- a CDS encoding S8 family serine peptidase, which translates into the protein MKKRYLITYKDKDLTLQKINTLFGTNNSIKEFSADTIINESSNYHFRNLGISSHMLSEKDVQVLKTNPKIASIEEDTGTTFSANTSDTKPKLRAALSDSYSWNMQLINAPKAWAKGYTGTGVNVAILSTGIANHPELNIKGGISTIPNWSSYMDDQGHGTHLAGIIAGLGKSSKSIRGVAPDASLYAVKVLEKTSVGGAEGKMTWIIAGMDWCIGNGIDVMCMGVSSQINPSEAYSVGVKQCQQADIMVVCASGDSFGYGGFSYVNAPANSGILDTPLASPMAVGAIDNTSQVSAFSSRGGKSEIHWNYISVVAPGVDIYSTFLNNEFRIMSGTGTACAHVAGLVALLKQKNKEMQQRNGKLNPLVIKSLICSTAKGLGQAPLPNTPYGYGLIDCDKVTN